Part of the Vulpes vulpes isolate BD-2025 chromosome 6, VulVul3, whole genome shotgun sequence genome, ACGAGAATGAACTAACCTCCAAGGCTGCAACTTAATGCTTTGGGAATGTTAAATAGCCATTTTTCCAGACTAAGGAGTATGGGCTTACAATCCAAATCAGTCAAGATGATTCCATTTCATATGTTGATAGGCAACTGTTGGATAGCTTCCAAAGGTCCCCCACAGTGTCCTAACACTCTTTAGTCAATAAAGACTTTCCAGGAACCTGACACAAATTCTAGTTCTACAACACCTTCTCCTTCCCCAGACACCCAGCTCATATAAAGAATTCGGTAGGTGTGAGTGATTCTTTCATTCAAACAATACAATGGAAATGTAAGTGATTGTagagggaggagaggacagaAATAGAAACCAAGGTCTGTGCAAACTGaatcaaatgagattttttaaaacagtaaatctTCAAAGcttattttcagaagaaattgTCTTCAAAGTGACTCCTACCGagtaacataaaatgaaaatccatCTGAGGATATAAAAAGGATGCACCAGCTTCCCTTGTTTGGTACCACAACTTTACTATTGTGAAATGTCATCTTATTCTGTGCTAAATTTTCTTGGCCTTTTTTGGGTGTGATGTTAATGGGATATTTTCAAAATTCCACATCTGTCCCAAGCTACAAAGAAGCATTTATAACCATAAGCTTGTAGGCTTGCTTGTTATAAGAGTTTTAAATATGGACTCTAAATATTCTACATCTTTCAAAACCATTGATCGCCATTGATCAAATAGGACTAAACTGCTTTTGAGTCTCTTTGGATCCCTTGCATAAATACATATTGAAGGACTGTTTTAAATGTCCATTAGATCTTAACGTTTCTCTTTAGAGCCATTACCATTTATCATATGACTGTAAATATAGATTCAGGGATGTTTAAAACACACATTATTTACCTGGCAAGGCTTAATGGCTCCAAAAGATGCATTAGAGTCCATTTATAACTCCTTTCCAAGAATAGATCCTGAACACCTCCCatgtatgaattttattttataccaagGAAGGAGATAATGCTACTGCGTAATTTACCCaatgtttcaaataaaatatgttttccaagGCATGTGTGTTCAACAGTTTTATGACTCTTTGTAAAAGTAACCTGCTTTGAGTGATGCTTTGGTAGGAGCAGCCAGCCATGGTTTTATTGAAAGCgcgtttttcttttaatagtgcttcaaaagaaaaatgaagattctttacctttattttttctttaattaaatcttttatttaattgaagaataattggcatattatattatattagtttcaggtgtacaacgtagtggtttgatacatatatatgttacaaaatggtcaccacaataagtctagttaccatttgTCAGCGTACAAAATTGTTGCAAAATGATCATAATTTGTAATTCAAATTATTCAGaattataattatcattatttataattatagtaTATTGTATTATAGTCCcgatgctgtacattacatccctgtatcttatttattttataactggaagattataatcccctttacctattttatccaccccttccctccccactagCAACTATCGTTTGTTGTATGTATCTgtgattctgtttttgttttgttctatcttttagattccacatataagtaaaatcatgtggTGTTTGTCTGAcctatttcacctagcataatacacactctaggtccatccatgttattacaactggcaagacttcattccttTATATGGCTGTGTAATACTATACTGTGTATatgccacatattctttatccattcatctatcgatggacacctGGATGCTctcatatgttggctattgtaaataatgctgaaatgaacatAGGCtgtacatatcttttcaaattagtgtttttgttttcttcagataaatagctagaagtggaattgatggattgtatgttagttctatttttattttttcaaggaactTCCATAATGTTTTTCATGGTGGCTGCACCGATTTACTCTCTGCCTTTGCAGTAAACATgattagattttctatttttattaacatttattgttttGAAGTTCATCTATATTATggctaaaataaatattccagaagACCTGGTGATGAAACAATGATTACTGAAACAGGACAAAAAGCCTCATGACTTCCTTCACATGTACGGAAACCTGGTAGGCAGGGTAGCATATAAACaggggattctctctctgtgtctctcatgaataaataaaatcttaataaacaaacaaacaaacaaacaaacaaaccaggggAGGAAAAATAGTGGGGCTAGCCAATAGTGAGGCCAATTGGTTATCCATGAGGAAAAAATTAGACCCTTACCTTACATTGGGCCCTAAGTAGCTCCTTTgtggattaaaaaattaaatgtgaaaatgaaaaacattgaaatttttagaagaaagtatTAGGAATATTTTGGGTAGGAAAAGATTTAAAGTACAAAACCCGGCATGTGGTTGACTGTGATCGCCATGTCTTCTCACAAGACTTTCAGAATCAAGCAATTCctggccaagaaacaaaagcagaatcgtCCTATTCCCCAGTGGATTCAGatgaaaactggtaataaaatcagGTACAACTCCAAGAGGAGGCACTGGAGAAGAACCAAGCTGGGTCTATGAGGAAGCATCGACATCATGAAATAGCAAACATAATTGGCACACATATTTAAGCCGCATGGAGATCACATGTTCCTATCCTATCATTATGGAAACATCCTTCCTACCTGGCCAATAGACATGTCTTATCAAGGGAATGATTTTCTCTGTTACTATGCCTCTATACCAGTAGGTTGGTTCAGtaataaatgtgagacctttcAGCTGAGCTGCTGTTGTGTCCTGATTTGTGAAGTACTGAATTACCCCTCCTGTCAGATCTCACATAGCACTGtctgatagaactttctgcagtgatagaaATGGCCCTGACAACGAAGTATTTAAAGTGTGGCtaagggacacctgtgtggctctgtctgctaagtgtctgcctttggctcaggtcttgatgggGAGTCAGCATGTctccccctctctgctcctccccctgttcatgtgctttctctcaaaatcttaaaaaaagtacagaaccccacaaatgtaaaagaaaaatatagatgaattaggctatatttaaatgtataacaTCTCTATAAAAATGTGTATCAGGTGGAAAGACAATctagaaaaagatatttgtaatatatatattacaagaGGATTAGTATCTCAAGTAAATAGATAACTTCTACATAGTACTGAAGAaaacaacagaattaaaaattggGTAGAGGGTAGGAGTAGGAGATAATCATAAAGGAGTAAACCCAAGTGTCCAgcaaacatatgaaaaggtgcttTCTCTTCCAGGATGATCAGGTAAAGACAGAATAGCACAAAGGAGTGCCATTTTACCTCATCAAGTATGCATAATTGAAATGTTTGAGAATGCCAAGAGTTGGAGATTGTGAGGCCACAGAACACTCAtgtgttgctggtgggaattttAATTGGCATCGCAGCCTTAGATGTATCAGTGAAGGTGTGCATTCCTGGCTCTCTAGCAACTTGTTAGCTACATAGCCTAGAACAACTTTTGTACATCTATATCCATACAGAAGTAGATGAGTAGATGATGAAGGATACTCATGATTGTTTGTAATAGTGAAGATCTGGAAATAGTCCAGCTGTCTATTAATTGGAATGATTAGTTAATAAATTGTGGAGTAGTCTTTAAATACAAATATCATTTTGTTTAATATACTAATAGCAAAAACAGACATCCTAAGTGGAGTAGAGCTACATGTCAACATGGATAAGTTTcaaagaaagaatgcaaaaataagcaaactggcaatttaaagtttaaaaatatgcaaagtaaTACTTTATGTATTAAGAATTTATACAtatgaagaggaaaacaaaacattcaaGGAGATGAAACACCGACCCCAAGCCAGTCCTTAACTCTGAGGAAACGGATTAGAGAGTTACATTGGGTTCTACAattgtattttacttttcaacatttttcaaattagaaaaaatcTGGAGCATATATAGGAAAATACTAAATTTGACAAAGCTGGGtgtattttgaatgtttattatctcattaccctatattttttaaattcttgaaatatttccaatttaaaataattacaggggcacctgggtagctcagtggctgagtatctgccttccgtACAGGGTGTGATCCTATGGTCtacggatcgagtcccacattgggctccctgaatggagcctacttcttcctctgcttctgtctctgcctatctctctctctgtctctcatgaataaatacaatcttaaaaaataaaaataaaaataaataaaataattacacacCAGTTTCCTTCCTGACTCCCTTCCATTCCATTTGGCACTCCcagaggagtaaataaataaacaaacaaacaaacaaacaaaccaggggAGGAAACCACCTGTTTCTTCTAGCACTTACTACTGctctatctttatttatttatctttatctaGTTAAGGTAGATATTATCTATTTCTCATGATGAAAGTTAATGGTTGTATTCACTTACATCATTTCCTACCTTCCCTCCACATTTAAAACATAGTTGTATCAAGATTTCTAGTTCCCTTATTAGTCATATTGAGTATTAGG contains:
- the LOC140599308 gene encoding large ribosomal subunit protein eL39-like translates to MWLTVIAMSSHKTFRIKQFLAKKQKQNRPIPQWIQMKTGNKIRYNSKRRHWRRTKLGL